The genomic region GctgatgctcaaccattgagctatgaGTTCTCACGtaatgatttatttatttccgtGTACATTTAAGGCACTGTCTACAATAAATTCAGTGAAATAAATTACTTAGCAGTTTGAAATCGCCTGTTTCAGGAATCGAACCACAGAACTCCGGTTTAACAAGCTGGCGgtctaccattgagctacaAATAATACTAATGATTCATTTTTAGTATCAAGTCATTTTGAGAGCAGTTTTTGGACTTAGCATATTTGAAAGATCACTTAGCTGACTATATATGACAATGGATTGAGGAACCCTGTGGACAGTTCCCATTGTTTGGTTGATATTTGTTATTGCACCTCTGCTGAAATATATAAACATTTATAATTGCTAAACAAACAATACATACTAGAATCATGGTGTGATTTCAACCTTTGAGCTTTGCTCTGCCGAGCAGACACTATATGATTGCAATAGTACCCTTACTTGTTTTCAATTTAGGGtacttaaaaaatgaatttgcccttctgaaaagaaaaagacggttTAAACGGCATtcttgaaactgaaaaaatgagaagggtACCCAACACATTTTACATCCCTGCAAAATACTTATTCTGACACTTTCACTGCCCTTTTCCCTGTTATCACTTTAAACTGCAAATGAACACATGAAGCTCTTCACTGCAACTCATGTGGAGCAATGGCACAATTTGtctagaaaaaaatgtttttcaacgaTTAGCATGTTATCAAATGTAAGATGAATTGTTGCTTGTTTATGACCATATTCGTCATCTTATATCTGTCCTATAttcaaagatgaaaaaaactACATGAGAGCAGGTAAGAAACAATATATAACCTAACTTACACTTTTCAAAGATTTCTTTACTTTCTGCCCATTGCACGGCTAACATTACAAATGATATCTCACAAGGCAAATAGCGGTTAGGTAAAGAAGCTGCAAAATTTTAATCACGCGGCGTATTTAATATTGATCAAGAATTAAAATGTAAATTCAGATGGTTCGACCTCTCTTCAGAATCACTGACATTACGTTCGACTGCCTGCTAAAGGACCTTGTTCTGCTTAGACTTGCTCCGCACAATGTTTTTTCTGCGTGTGCGTAGCAGTATATAGTCAGACCCTTAAGCTAATTAGTTCATTTTAAATCATTACATGTTTTGGAAGAATCATCATTTTTCCTCAACAATTTTAGCATATTTAACATGCATTGTTACTATTGTCCATTTTCTACTAGTTTATAATTTGTTGATATATCATACAATCATTATTTTActgttcatttgtttgttaccTACTTAGCCATATTGATGTACGTCATTGTATACTTACCATACCATATTGGCAATTGTAGTATGATTGCACCTATATgcaattaaaattatattattaCTTTAATGATGCAGTACTGGTAAACCTTTACCAGTCCGTGCTATATacaaaatttatgtttttaaatgttcaCGCGTTACTAGAAACTGGTTTAAGACACCATACTTTTCGCTAGAATAGCAGTTAAATAGAAACACCGAACAAAGATTACAACAACTTATACATATAAACACTAAACAATCAGATTTTTACCTTGTTAGGTTTTTTACCTAAAGAATCAATTATGAATATTAACAACTCAAATATGTTCCCTTTCAAAAATTAACCTAAATTAATAACAATCAACCTATCCATACATAAATTACATCACCCCACTTTAACACCAGTATATTTCATTATCAATATATTGATGAAATATGTTGATGAAAGATAACTACCATTACGTTTTCTGCAAACCACCAGCCGCGTACAGGTTAATGCTGCTCTCCCCATCCGTAGGGAAATTTGATGCAAATCAAAATCGACTTCCATGGTATGCTATGCATACAATTCATTTAACTAGGTTGCATTATCCATGTTCCTTATTGATATCAACAATCCGTAATGTAAATTACGGTTCAAACAGATTTTCTTATCCAGACAATTCCTCAGTAATTTGTCATACATCAACAGTTCCTAATAtaaaacttttaattttttacataTTTACATGTATTTCAAGCAGATTACCTTGTCTATTCTTGTATCATCATATGGTTCACATTTTACATCTCATTTCCTTTGGCCACTGTTGTCAAGTTAATTTCCATCCACAAATAACCTAATAAAGACATAAAAACTTATTTAGGCTCATTTAAGAAATCAGAAAAATACCCTTCATACCTTAGTAACAATCAATAAACAAGTGGTTATctgaaaaaatcaaacaatttacATTAAACATCTAATAATATTTTCACCTTAACTTAATCATACAGATAATGATGTCCCATACCGAAAGGAAAACTATGAGAACATATCATTTACCTGTTTAGTTTACTCATGGATTAAGTTTTCTGCCCAGCATCTAGCCATGTCAGATGGGCACAATTGGACTCATTCTTCAGATGTGTTACACCCCAAACGCTTCACGGACGAGAAATCTGCTTCATACTGTCAATATCTGAGAAACCGCATATTAAACCAAACGACTCAGCCAATAAATTTCGTATTACCTCACTCCATTCTGGCATTGTATCGCGATTAATACCATCCACCAACGGATGGAGTCATCTGCTCACGATCTAAGCATACCAGTTGTAGCGCAATTGCTCTTTGCTTCAATTACTAGGGAACTATACTTCATCCGCGATACACCAGGCTACTCGTTAACATCCACTGCAGGAAATGCACCTACCGACCTTCTATTTATCAAATACGAAATGCTTAAATACACGGAAAACACTCATTTGTTCTATACACATTAACAAAACACCTAAACGAGAAGGATATAATAATCTCCCACCACCTGTCCACAGATTCTAATATAAATATCTAACTAATTGTCAACAGAAATTTAGTTTCTAACAGTCACCCTCAAATGTCTTGTATAGGCTATTTTTGAACCATAGAAAAATACCTTTTGGACTCAGTTCCAATTAAAAAGCAATCTGAAATCATTGCATCCTAGTTCACAATTTTTTCACCCATCTTACAGATAATATTGTTGCACACCTAAAgggaaaaatacgaaaaactATCATCTCCTATTTTTATCTAATTACCAATGGATAATGTCTGCTGCTCAGGCTTTTATCATACCAGATGGGCAAAAGTGGTCTTCAATTTCCATAGGTCAATATTTTGCTGCAACCCAGAGACAAGGTGGATTACTTCATGCAATTCATGCTGTCGATATCTGGTGAACTgcagagaaataaaaatagcacTTGAAGTTGTGTATAAATGTAATATCAAAAAATTAACTAATTAACACCAATCTAAAACACCACAGCTTAACCTCGAGTTAGTCTTGATTGCAGAACTTTTTTCACACATTGTCAACCTCAGGTTATTTTGTAAATATAAACcattaagtaaaacatgatttttttttggtttgataTCCCTCTTCAAAACCAGCAACATATGTATGAACATGATATCTGGTGGTGATAAACGAGAAGCCACTGCTATTGAATTGTAGAATAACGAAATTTGgaaataaacgaagaaaactaTGTAACCAACCAACTAAGAATGATAGACCACTAccattcttgtttttaaagaatgtaactatataaatcaggACTTACAAGAATGACAGCATGCTGACATCTAATACATTGTTAACATctaatgtaaaaattaatacaacTAGGCAATTTTTAAAGCTAAACACTTTACCTGGAGTTCGTCTTGATTGCAGAACTTTGTTCACAAATTATCAACCTCAAGTTATTTGTCCAATATAAACCATCTAGTTGAACTTTCCTGTCGAGAATACCACACCCAATAACAGAAGTGCTGACCTGAAGTAAAGCAATGCAATCTTCAAAATTTCCAACCAAAATTACATGGTAAAGCACCTAATACTAAGaaataaacatttatttaGACTATTTTAGGTTTGTAAAATAATACCTATTCGACTACCAGCCCCAACCAAGAAACAATCTGGTATCAGTCAAACTTCTACATAAGTTCACATCAAATGctaaatcaatattttcagTTTTACCCAGTCCTACAGATCATGCAAAATACCCATGGGAAAATCTAGGTTATTCAATAAAAGTTAACAGTATACCTGAGTCAGAAGAAATGCTGGGTATTCACCACATTACTTGGCTATTGTGCAGTCATGGGAAGCCTTTGTAATTTCAACTAGGTTGTGTAGAGAATTTCCTTTAATGAAATCAGCAAGACATGGTGTGAACTTCAGTTCTGACATTGATGAATAATATGCTGCTGATGTTGACTTGTAGAATGacaaaaaggtaaacatgGAGTGCTTAAATATTGTTACCACACATGCACAAATTATACccaaatgggaaaaaaatactTACTTCTACCATGGACGAGAACCAAATTTCAAAAGGTCGTTGCATCATGGTGCCACTCGCTATATAAGCTCTCCTCGTCTGAACGCTTTCGACGACAGTGTCATCgcgtggtaaaaaaaaaaaaaaaagagccggtTTTCGCCATCTGTTGAGCATTTAAGATAGCTTAGTAAAGTAACCTAGCTTTAGGACTTTCATCAATTTTTATTGTCACTTGTATTCTGATATATATATGTAGCTGTCCAACTTGCTAGATTAGAATCGTATTCGAACCTACaattaattatatttttgattgattAATATTCTATTTATCTATTATAATATTTATCtcatatataaatatatattatcGTCGATACCCACACCCCTACTATAGCTAACGTTTAaaagtttgttgtttctttaagAGGCATGGCTGGTGGAACTTCTGCTGAACTGTCGGATAGTACCAGTGGCTTGGATCAAAGCTTGGATAGAACACTTCACAAGTATATGGGATAGATAGAGGGATAGGAACAGAAGTCAGGCAAGATAGAGACAATCAATCAACAAGGTAAATTGGTTATCTTTAGAGTATTTCaacatgattttattatttttggcATAATAGGCTGTTGGAATATCATTGGTAGCCTGAACAGTGTTTGTGCTCTTTCCAATGTCAAGTGTGTCAGCAGCTTTTCTGCAGATAAAGAGGATTGTTAATAAGGTAGGGCCACTTACGACATATTTTATCTTAAAATCACACTAGAAGCTGTTCGCTGAAATCCTGATGTTTCGTCAGTGATCCCATTCTAAGCTGAGGTGGTAGTCAGATTATCGTTGAGTCAACATATTTAGGATCGCCTCACCAGGAACGTAAATGCCTTTAAACGCCATTTTACTGTTTAATGCGCCGCTTAtttggttttccatttttctttttgcgttcCAAAATCTAGTTTGACCgtcgatttcctttttttttatcgtttgtAGAACATCTAGCTTGTGCGtttgacattttattttgaaatccGTTTTTATACTCATCGTCTCGTGTTTGGGTGATTGCGAATCTCAGTGAATCGTTGTCGTTTGCTGCCACAGCTGTTATTTGCCTTAAAGTGCTTGCATTTAATccacaatttgttttttaaatcttttgaGGTCAGTGACGATGAGTGCTCCATACTTGTTAAGAACTTTTTCAGATTAGGTTATTTGAgtaaaagctttttttttgtcttgttcaaCGTTGAACTCTGTCTATTGAGATGTAAAGTAACTTCGTACACTAACTATCGTGCTCTGGCAATGCAATGGCActaaaattgaaacaagtttgctttaaaaaatcgCGATAAAGGATGTCGGCTTCAgaattaaaactaaaatagAATGAGCATAGCcatttcgatcaaaatggcTGTCTGCTGTCAATAGTGATGGAAATTTGGACTCATTTTGTGGCTGCGAAATAACCATGAAGACATTTTGGAACAGGGCTAGGAGCCTGAAATTCCGTTCGCCCCATTTCAGTGAACGTAGCTGCGTCGAGCACTAGAAGACCTGTACGATTTTCGTTATTCCCGCCCCATATCAGTGACGACAAAAGAACTCCATCGTCTTCCGCCTGTTAGTATCATCGAAGGGTTAATAGAAACGCAATTGTAGCAATTTTTCCAATTTACCTTAGCTTCAGGATGTGGGATAAATATGGGCTCCGAAGCGTAAACGTTAGGTTCCGCTATTTGTCATTACCGTTAAATTAATTAATAGTGAATTGCAACTTTGTTTTAGTAACTTACCCCAAGTCCGACATTTCTTCTCAATGGTATCCACTTTGATCAGCTTTTTAATGATTAATAAGGGAATTAAAGAGATTAATGGCGCaaataaaatggaattgaGAAAATGGGAAATCATCTTACAGTGCCTGGATTATCCGCATCGACGTCGGATGAAATAGCGTAAAAGTAACGATATGATTTTCCTATTCAAGAAAATTGTTGTAAATTGCGCGTTAGGTGAAGCTTTTCAGTTGAACAACACCATTATAAACATTGTAGTTGATGGTGGGTGTTTCGCATCCCAAGGAGCAAAGTTCGTCTGACTGAACGTACACTGCCGAATCGTCATTGATCCAGTGAGCTTCCGACAATGAATCTGCGTACGTATTCAAATTCCCTTTGATTCCTTGTTTTGGGCTCAGCGGCAGAACAAACCGTTTCGGTCTGCCTCTGAACATTGAAGCGTAGTTTGGGTCACTTTGGGCGttctattttgaaatgtaCTTTCTGATAGACTTGAGTTTTATCGGCCACAAATAGTAATGAAGCTGTGAATATTTAAAGTACTTAAACTTACCTTCAAGGCTTCGATGTACATACAATCCAACATTTCGGCGTTTGCATAACAGCAAATGTCAATAATGAGGTGATTGTCGGCTTCGAAGGCATTGACTGtatgtagaaagaaaaaagcttccGTCACGTACTGCGTCTGTATTTCCATTCCAGTTGTGCGAGATATTACGCGAATTCTCGTTTTCTATAGAACGTGTAGACAATTAGCTAGACAAATTAGTTGTTCTTTCTAACGTATGCAATTGACGTTTTGTACCTTCTCCGGTCGCCATTTTAATGCGTGAACGATTGGTTTCCCTTTCAGTAAACTACCCAAAATCGTCTTAAAAGAGACGGTCAATGGCTGTTCGATCAGAATAAAGTAGGAACTCGTGATGGAGAAACTGTGCATGTAACTTGGCTCTTTAGCTGAACGGCACGGAATAGTTGCAACAATGCGTGCCCTTTCGACAGCATTCAAAATCCCTTTCTCGTTGTCTGCGACTGGTGGATAATGGATGATGGCATAGTTAGGCCCCTTTGATCCAATTTTCTGGCCAAGCTGGAAAGCTTCCCCGTTCTTTGTAAAATGCGGATGAGACGATTGATTAATGACTTTCATCCTGTCGTGAAGGTTTTCCTGTATCAAATAACACGGAAAAGATTTTTGCGTTACTGTTAACCTATTGATCGtaaatgaatatttttcaaCAACTAACACGCCCTGTAGTTTCAAGAGTTATAGGGTCAATTCGGTGAATAAAAGGCGTTTCAGCGAAAGCGTATAGTTCGTCCCCCAATGGGTAAACACTAATCATTGCGTTATCCGAAACCACTTGATCCAAAACGAATAGCGAGCTAATCCTGTTGATTTCGATGAAAGCAGATGAAGGTATAGTAACGATCAAGTTAAAGTTTAGTGTAACAGCTAACTCTACCTGtggaatattgttttacaGGGATCGGGAGCCGCGGGAGTTGTAAATTCGGGGACTAACAACTTCTGTGCAGCAGTGTTTTGTACGTAAGACGTAGAGTTGACATAGCGCGTCTGGTATGTTACGCGTCCATCCCGGACTTTAAACCTTTAAATGTATAACAACGTATTGAAAAAAACTTTGTAGATTTAATTGATTAGGCGTACGTACAGATGCAATAGACCAGAAGCGTCAAAAAGGTGATTGACGGTTTGATGgccaaaattttgttttccaggtCCGTTTCTGTACAAACTGCCTGCAAAGGTATTCATTGAACTATAGTAGTACAACTGCATAATGTTTAATAGCTAGAGGAGTTACCATTGATCCAAGTAGGAATAGCTCCGGTGGAAACGCCTTCGAGTGGTGTGATAATTTCCGTTTGACAGGTCCTCAACCAAATATTCAAATCACAATTGGGATATGTAAGTGGAGGATTTGACTGGATTTCGGCTCCTGTGCTGTCCGCAGAATCGGAGATGACAGGAACTCCATTTGACTCTTTCTTGTCAAGATTATCAGCTTGATTGGCCGCCTTCTTCTGTTCTGCGATCGACCAAAAATGTAATTTTGCACATATAAATTTCATTGTTCCGTCACACAAACTCGTTTTAGTAGTTGCTGCAAGCCCTTCCATCGTTGGTTTGACTTGAACGATTGCTGCCAAAGAATTGCCTTGCTGTCCGACCGATCACGACTTTTATATTGTAGCCCCCATGTTGGAAAAAGACGCGTCTCCTTCTGGAACgaggtttgttttgttttgtttttttattaattgtcCAGGGACTGAAAGGGAAGAGTCTGGCGTAATCCTTTCACGTGATCATCATACTCGTTTTTCTCTAGGCGGAAACCGTTCTTCGTTCAGCTCCATAATATTGGCACCAAGGTCGCTCTGCACGTAGCAAACCATCTCGTGTTCGTGATCTCTGGGCGCACGTTGTCCGATACCTGACACTACGCTCTGCTGGAAAGGAATAATCGGTCAAGCACGTCCACCACTTAAACGGCGGGAAGCATATAGATGCGATGATTTTGGCTCCGGTTACATCAGTACTTACGCGCCTAATATGTTGCATCCTCATAGATCATTGCTGATAAGGCGTAAGAGCCATCATAATGGGAAAtaaggattttttgtttttcaggacTGAAAAATTATTGtgccaaaaaaacaactagAATGCCAATGTAGgccactgtttttttttggctttcttcGTATTAAAACAGTAGTTTGtatctgtttttcttgtcatAAAAAACTGTCTCAGTCTTGCAATTCTTTCTAACTCTTTATCCTgcaaaatttttgttgttgtattttacatccattttaaattgattcaataaatttaaaatttaattcaatAACTAAAAAATGGATTTGAAAGTCTTTCAATCGATGGGAGGTACGCATCGTTGCATGAGATTTATCACTGACTggaattattaaaatttataacaAATGGACGTCATTCAGGAAATTAACCGGTATAGTAATACTTTTCAATATTATTTAGTGGCCCTGAAAAGGGCCGATTGGTATGACGAAAAGATGGTCTCTTAGGCACGTTCACCGCGGATACGACGGGCAAGTTGGATGTCCTTGGGCATGATGGTAACTCGCTTGGCGTGGATGGCGCACAAGTTGGTGTCTTCGAAAAGACCCACCAAGTAAGCCTCGCTAGCCTCCTGAAGGGCCATCACAGCGGAGCTCTGGAAACGCAAGTCCGTCTTGAAGTCCTGGGCGATTTCCCTAACCAAGCGCTGGAATGGCAACTTGCGTATCAGTAGTTCAGTAGACTTTTGGTAACGGCGAATCTCACGAAGGGCAACGGTGCCAGGGCGGTAACGATGGGGCTTTTTAACACCGCCAGTTGCTGGGGCACTCTTACGAGCAGCCTTGGTGGCCAACTGTTTACGGGGCGCCTTGCCACCGGTGGATTTGCGAGCGGTTTGCTTAGTACGAGCCATTTCAATACAGTAATCTAACAATAGAGAAACGTGAAACAGAATATCATTTTATCGCTTGAATACGGACGCTTAAGAGTATATCAGCATTACTTTTCCGCATTGGTTTGCAAATCAAGACCAATGAGAAGAGTCCTTTCTTTCTTAGTGCTATCCCTAAGATGTATCAGCCAATGAGCGAAGACAGAATCGGGTATAAGTTCGGTTGACGGATTTTTTCTCGTTATTCTGTTTATTTTCTAATTCCCTAAAGGTAATACAATGACTGGTCGTGGTAAAGGTGGCAAAGGCCTTGGCAAGGGAGGCGCCAAGCGTCATCGCAAAGTTTTGCGTGACAACATCCAGGGCATCACGAAGCCCGCCATCCGTCGTCTTGCTCGTCGTGGTGGTGTCAAGCGTATCTCTGGTTTGATCTACGAGGAAACTCGTGGTGTCCTTAAGGTCTTCCTTGAGAACGTAATCCGTGATGCCGTCACCTACACAGAACACGCCAAGAGAAAGACGGTGACGGCCATGGATGTTGTGTATGCATTGAAACGTCAAGGCCGTACCCTATATGGTTTCGGCGGTTAAAATGAGTATGTTGATTCGATGAACTATTGATCCAATCGGCCCTTTTCAGGGCCaccaaaaatttaaagaaaatgaagcgTTAATTAGCGAAAGAAAACTGCAGGCACGTCAAGTTACTGACAAA from Daphnia carinata strain CSIRO-1 chromosome 6, CSIRO_AGI_Dcar_HiC_V3, whole genome shotgun sequence harbors:
- the LOC130702581 gene encoding carotenoid isomerooxygenase-like isoform X1, translated to MEGLAATTKTSLCDGTMKFICAKLHFWSIAEQKKAANQADNLDKKESNGVPVISDSADSTGAEIQSNPPLTYPNCDLNIWLRTCQTEIITPLEGVSTGAIPTWINGSLYRNGPGKQNFGHQTVNHLFDASGLLHLFKVRDGRVTYQTRYVNSTSYVQNTAAQKLLVPEFTTPAAPDPCKTIFHRISSLFVLDQVVSDNAMISVYPLGDELYAFAETPFIHRIDPITLETTGRENLHDRMKVINQSSHPHFTKNGEAFQLGQKIGSKGPNYAIIHYPPVADNEKGILNAVERARIVATIPCRSAKEPSYMHSFSITSSYFILIEQPLTVSFKTILGSLLKGKPIVHALKWRPEKKTRIRVISRTTGMEIQTQYVTEAFFFLHTVNAFEADNHLIIDICCYANAEMLDCMYIEALKNAQSDPNYASMFRGRPKRFVLPLSPKQGIKGNLNTYADSLSEAHWINDDSAVYVQSDELCSLGCETPTINYNVYNGKSYRYFYAISSDVDADNPGTLIKVDTIEKKCRTWAEPNVYASEPIFIPHPEAKAEDDGVLLSSLIWGGNNENRTGLLVLDAATFTEMGRTEFQAPSPVPKCLHGYFAATK
- the LOC130702612 gene encoding histone H4, with translation MTGRGKGGKGLGKGGAKRHRKVLRDNIQGITKPAIRRLARRGGVKRISGLIYEETRGVLKVFLENVIRDAVTYTEHAKRKTVTAMDVVYALKRQGRTLYGFGG
- the LOC130702605 gene encoding histone H3, which codes for MARTKQTARKSTGGKAPRKQLATKAARKSAPATGGVKKPHRYRPGTVALREIRRYQKSTELLIRKLPFQRLVREIAQDFKTDLRFQSSAVMALQEASEAYLVGLFEDTNLCAIHAKRVTIMPKDIQLARRIRGERA
- the LOC130702581 gene encoding carotenoid isomerooxygenase-like isoform X2 encodes the protein MEGLAATTKTKQKKAANQADNLDKKESNGVPVISDSADSTGAEIQSNPPLTYPNCDLNIWLRTCQTEIITPLEGVSTGAIPTWINGSLYRNGPGKQNFGHQTVNHLFDASGLLHLFKVRDGRVTYQTRYVNSTSYVQNTAAQKLLVPEFTTPAAPDPCKTIFHRISSLFVLDQVVSDNAMISVYPLGDELYAFAETPFIHRIDPITLETTGRENLHDRMKVINQSSHPHFTKNGEAFQLGQKIGSKGPNYAIIHYPPVADNEKGILNAVERARIVATIPCRSAKEPSYMHSFSITSSYFILIEQPLTVSFKTILGSLLKGKPIVHALKWRPEKKTRIRVISRTTGMEIQTQYVTEAFFFLHTVNAFEADNHLIIDICCYANAEMLDCMYIEALKNAQSDPNYASMFRGRPKRFVLPLSPKQGIKGNLNTYADSLSEAHWINDDSAVYVQSDELCSLGCETPTINYNVYNGKSYRYFYAISSDVDADNPGTLIKVDTIEKKCRTWAEPNVYASEPIFIPHPEAKAEDDGVLLSSLIWGGNNENRTGLLVLDAATFTEMGRTEFQAPSPVPKCLHGYFAATK